The Treponema medium genome has a window encoding:
- a CDS encoding ATP-binding protein, with product MNITQKLPIGVQSFKVLRTDHYLYVDKTDYLFRLVQGGRVYFLSRPRRFGKSLFLSTLAAYFLGQKELFKGLYLEKAEEEQAVQENRAAWQKYPVLYLDFNTKNYINEQALVDILNLHLNEWEARYAIPKTAEAPEDRFRLLIAALFKQTGKQVVILVDEYDKPLLQTMGVNEALNEQYRNALKAFYSVIKTCDEYIRFAFLTGVTKFSKISIFSDLNNLKDISIHETYAGICGISQKELEANFQHEIQALAEKQNLNYPQTLAALKQWYDGYLFHPAGEGMYNPYSILNAFDDKEIKSYWFSTGTPTFLVNYLKEAHYYIPDLDGNVELDEDGLQTYRAIAQDTLPILFQAGYLTIKEYIKDLRLYRLGFPNDEVRYGFLHNLLPAYSDVPFGQTGVWVGRFVQDIRKGDVNSFMERMQSIIAGIPYDSLTEQKLKLREQNYQTAVYLIFALMGQFVQTEVHCSTGRIDCIVKTTEIIYLFEFKLSGNGSAEDAINQIKEQNYAAQYMASGKKIVLIGSSFDEKTRTIKDWKVVNE from the coding sequence TTTCAACATTAGCAGCATATTTCCTTGGACAAAAAGAGCTGTTCAAGGGTTTATATCTTGAAAAAGCCGAAGAGGAGCAAGCGGTACAAGAAAACCGAGCTGCATGGCAAAAATATCCGGTACTCTATCTGGATTTTAATACAAAAAATTATATAAATGAGCAGGCACTTGTAGATATTCTCAATCTCCATCTGAACGAATGGGAAGCCCGGTACGCTATACCAAAAACAGCAGAAGCACCGGAAGATCGGTTTAGATTGCTTATCGCAGCTCTTTTTAAACAAACCGGCAAGCAGGTAGTCATTCTGGTAGACGAATACGATAAGCCCCTGTTGCAAACGATGGGAGTTAATGAAGCGCTGAATGAACAATACCGCAATGCGCTTAAAGCTTTTTACTCTGTCATAAAAACCTGTGATGAATATATCCGCTTTGCTTTTCTCACCGGCGTTACAAAGTTCAGCAAGATCAGTATTTTTAGTGATCTGAATAATTTGAAAGATATTAGCATACATGAAACGTATGCAGGTATTTGCGGTATTAGTCAAAAAGAGCTGGAAGCAAATTTTCAACACGAAATACAAGCGCTTGCAGAAAAGCAAAATCTTAACTATCCGCAGACGCTTGCTGCCTTAAAGCAATGGTATGACGGCTATCTCTTCCATCCGGCAGGGGAAGGAATGTATAATCCTTATAGTATTCTCAATGCCTTTGATGATAAAGAAATCAAAAGCTACTGGTTCAGTACGGGAACGCCGACTTTTCTGGTTAATTACCTCAAAGAAGCTCACTATTATATTCCCGACCTCGATGGAAATGTTGAGCTGGATGAAGATGGGCTGCAAACGTATCGGGCTATTGCTCAAGATACGTTACCGATTTTATTTCAGGCTGGCTACCTCACTATCAAGGAATATATAAAAGATCTGAGGCTCTACCGGCTGGGCTTTCCGAATGATGAGGTTCGGTATGGCTTTTTGCATAACCTTTTACCTGCATATTCTGATGTACCATTCGGCCAAACAGGGGTATGGGTTGGACGGTTTGTACAAGACATCCGCAAGGGTGATGTGAATAGCTTTATGGAGCGGATGCAGTCGATTATCGCCGGTATTCCGTATGATAGCCTGACTGAACAAAAGTTGAAACTGCGGGAACAAAACTATCAAACAGCGGTGTACCTCATCTTTGCGCTGATGGGGCAGTTTGTGCAGACGGAAGTGCACTGTTCGACGGGCAGAATAGATTGTATAGTAAAGACAACAGAAATAATCTATCTCTTCGAGTTTAAGCTAAGCGGTAACGGCAGTGCGGAAGATGCCATCAATCAGATAAAAGAACAGAACTATGCCGCCCAGTACATGGCGAGTGGGAAGAAAATAGTGCTCATTGGAAGTTCCTTTGATGAAAAGACGAGAACGATAAAAGACTGGAAAGTGGTTAATGAATAA
- a CDS encoding NifB/NifX family molybdenum-iron cluster-binding protein, producing MKIAATYDILTNSIFQHFGKTEHFKVYTIEAGKVTKTEVIDNGGFGHHDLATYLKSLGVETLILGNRGQGAIDALNNAGIHQLAGLTGSPDEAVAAFLAGTLQDNPNAQCNHHGEHHHE from the coding sequence ATGAAAATCGCAGCGACTTATGATATTTTAACGAATTCGATTTTCCAGCATTTTGGAAAAACAGAGCATTTTAAGGTTTACACAATTGAAGCCGGAAAAGTAACGAAAACTGAAGTGATCGATAACGGCGGTTTCGGTCATCACGATTTGGCAACCTATCTTAAAAGCCTTGGAGTTGAAACGCTCATCTTAGGAAACCGCGGACAGGGTGCGATTGATGCGCTGAACAACGCCGGAATTCATCAGCTTGCCGGCCTTACCGGATCTCCGGATGAAGCTGTTGCAGCATTTTTAGCAGGCACATTACAGGATAATCCGAACGCTCAATGCAATCATCATGGGGAACATCACCACGAATAG